Proteins encoded in a region of the Pseudomonas viciae genome:
- a CDS encoding LysE family translocator — protein sequence MEFSSGFLLSLSLCLDIGVANIAMITLAMQRGYFQGFALGLGTCVGDLIYAVLALAGMTVLLQYEAVRWVLWVGGSVLLLYFAAKMIHSAIYHSAVLAQAGEVQGNSSRQEFFRGIFLAMSSPSAILWFAAVGGTLIARSGGGTLLSSALFLSGFLCAGLLWCAALCLAATQGGKLLGDKLLRYSYWASAAIFCYFAVYVIVSGYNEFVGKAAATALPGLG from the coding sequence ATGGAATTTTCCAGCGGTTTCCTGCTGAGCCTCTCCCTGTGCCTGGACATCGGCGTGGCCAATATCGCGATGATCACCCTGGCGATGCAGCGCGGCTATTTCCAAGGGTTTGCTCTGGGCCTGGGCACTTGCGTGGGGGATCTGATCTACGCCGTCCTGGCCTTGGCCGGCATGACCGTGCTGCTGCAGTACGAAGCGGTGCGCTGGGTGCTGTGGGTCGGCGGCTCGGTGCTGCTGCTGTATTTCGCGGCAAAAATGATCCACTCGGCGATCTATCACAGTGCGGTGCTGGCGCAGGCGGGTGAGGTTCAGGGCAATTCTTCGCGCCAGGAGTTCTTTCGCGGGATTTTCCTGGCGATGTCATCGCCCAGCGCCATCCTCTGGTTCGCGGCGGTGGGCGGCACACTCATCGCTCGTTCAGGCGGTGGAACCTTGCTCAGCTCGGCGCTGTTCCTCAGCGGTTTTCTCTGCGCCGGGTTACTGTGGTGCGCAGCCCTGTGCCTGGCGGCGACCCAGGGCGGCAAGCTGTTGGGGGATAAGCTGCTGCGCTATTCCTATTGGGCATCGGCGGCGATCTTCTGCTATTTCGCTGTCTATGTGATTGTTTCGGGGTACAACGAATTTGTCGGAAAAGCCGCTGCGACGGCGCTACCTGGACTCGGATAA
- a CDS encoding GyrI-like domain-containing protein — MEKHERGNAAEPRFEHGRFQLIAGFGASFTQETAQDIPLLWEKFLPWLGKVPGQKDEVTYGVCCNADEKGGFQYIAGVEISRLDDLPEQYRWIEIQPGYYAVFEHKGPLKSLPDTFQYIRNVWLPQSGHTAADEPQFERYSEDFNPKTGEGTLEIWIPLKPS, encoded by the coding sequence ATGGAAAAGCACGAACGCGGTAACGCAGCCGAACCACGCTTTGAACACGGACGCTTTCAGCTCATCGCCGGTTTCGGTGCCAGTTTTACCCAGGAGACAGCCCAGGACATCCCGCTGCTCTGGGAAAAGTTTTTGCCCTGGCTCGGTAAGGTGCCAGGGCAAAAAGACGAGGTGACCTACGGCGTGTGTTGCAACGCGGACGAGAAGGGCGGGTTCCAATACATCGCCGGGGTTGAAATCAGCCGGCTCGACGATCTGCCTGAACAATACCGCTGGATCGAAATCCAGCCCGGGTACTACGCGGTGTTCGAACACAAAGGCCCGTTGAAAAGCCTGCCGGACACGTTCCAGTACATCCGGAACGTGTGGTTGCCGCAGTCCGGCCACACCGCTGCGGACGAACCGCAATTCGAGCGTTACAGCGAAGACTTCAACCCCAAGACGGGCGAAGGCACCCTGGAGATCTGGATACCCCTCAAGCCGAGCTGA
- a CDS encoding pyridoxamine 5'-phosphate oxidase family protein, giving the protein MLTSIEQLEAIYGLPHERAVRKQIPFLNEDYQALVRASPLVIISSAGPDGLDSSPRGDAPGFVQILDEHTLALPDRPGNNRIDTLRNVLHDPRVSLLFIIPGIGETLRVNGTARISAEPDLLERFAVNAKPARTVLLVTVEAAFFHCSKAIVRSDLWNPDRHLERSALPSAGAIHKRLNDGQFDAEAYDREAPARVQASLY; this is encoded by the coding sequence ATGTTGACGTCGATTGAACAGCTGGAAGCGATCTACGGCCTGCCTCATGAGCGGGCCGTGCGTAAACAGATCCCCTTCCTCAACGAAGATTATCAGGCGCTGGTCCGGGCCTCGCCGCTGGTGATCATCAGTTCGGCAGGGCCCGATGGCCTCGATAGCTCACCGCGGGGCGACGCACCGGGTTTCGTGCAAATCCTCGATGAACACACACTCGCCTTGCCCGACCGCCCCGGCAACAACCGCATCGATACCCTGCGCAATGTCCTGCACGACCCACGGGTTTCGCTGCTGTTCATCATTCCCGGCATTGGCGAAACCTTGCGGGTCAATGGCACCGCCCGGATCAGCGCCGAACCCGACCTGTTGGAGCGCTTTGCGGTGAACGCAAAACCGGCGCGCACAGTGTTGCTGGTGACGGTCGAAGCGGCGTTTTTCCATTGTTCCAAAGCCATCGTGCGCTCAGACCTGTGGAATCCGGATCGCCACCTCGAACGCTCGGCACTGCCCAGCGCCGGGGCGATTCACAAACGCTTGAATGATGGGCAATTCGATGCCGAGGCGTACGACCGTGAAGCGCCAGCGCGGGTGCAGGCCAGTTTGTACTGA
- a CDS encoding GNAT family N-acetyltransferase: MTAQLVPYEALTALQRKQVEAIEITPEQVRFAGDIHGALHMLLSRPGPGVKGFALLADNVPVAFLLLKRPPVLPAWANEHSATLHALQVDYRAQGKGYGKACLQALPDMARAAWPEIRGLELSVDADNDSAIGLYTRLGWVDSGEAYKGRVAYERRMGLAF, translated from the coding sequence GTGACCGCTCAGCTCGTACCTTACGAAGCGCTCACCGCGCTTCAACGCAAGCAGGTCGAAGCCATCGAAATCACTCCCGAACAGGTCAGGTTCGCCGGGGATATCCACGGTGCGCTGCATATGCTGCTGTCCAGGCCCGGCCCGGGGGTCAAGGGCTTCGCGCTGTTGGCTGACAACGTGCCAGTGGCGTTCCTGCTACTCAAGCGCCCGCCAGTACTGCCAGCCTGGGCCAACGAGCACAGCGCCACCCTGCACGCGCTGCAAGTCGATTATCGAGCCCAGGGCAAGGGGTACGGCAAGGCCTGCCTGCAGGCGCTGCCCGACATGGCCCGAGCGGCCTGGCCGGAAATCAGGGGGCTGGAACTCTCGGTCGATGCCGATAATGACTCGGCCATTGGCCTGTACACCCGCTTGGGCTGGGTTGACAGTGGCGAGGCGTACAAGGGCCGCGTCGCTTATGAGCGGCGAATGGGGCTGGCATTTTGA
- a CDS encoding YybH family protein encodes MNTESEIRTLIDTYRQAVMVKDIEKVMALYDEDIVSFDAIQALQFKGKTAYRKHWQDCMEMCPGPHKFDFHELKITPADNIAFAHWLAYCGGTNDKGEEQACWMRVTACYQRVAGQWKIVHEHWSAPFDPMAGTTLFDLQP; translated from the coding sequence ATGAACACTGAAAGCGAAATCCGGACCCTGATCGACACTTATCGCCAGGCGGTCATGGTCAAGGACATCGAAAAGGTCATGGCGCTTTACGATGAAGATATCGTTTCCTTCGATGCCATCCAGGCCCTGCAATTCAAGGGCAAGACCGCCTACCGCAAACACTGGCAGGACTGCATGGAAATGTGTCCCGGCCCGCACAAGTTCGACTTCCATGAACTCAAAATCACCCCCGCCGACAACATCGCCTTCGCCCACTGGCTGGCCTATTGCGGTGGCACCAACGACAAAGGCGAGGAGCAGGCCTGCTGGATGCGCGTGACGGCTTGCTACCAACGGGTGGCCGGGCAATGGAAGATCGTTCATGAGCACTGGTCCGCACCGTTCGACCCGATGGCCGGTACGACGCTGTTCGACCTGCAACCCTGA
- a CDS encoding YciI family protein, with protein sequence MKYLCLVYSNENVLHSSPDSPEDAECMAYAESIQSSGRMLAAEALESVQTATTVRMRGGKLSITDGPFAETKEQLAGFYLIDAKDLNEAIQVAGNIPAARVGCVEVRPVRQLQGMPG encoded by the coding sequence ATGAAGTACTTATGCCTGGTCTATAGCAACGAAAACGTGCTGCACAGCTCGCCTGACAGCCCGGAAGATGCCGAGTGCATGGCCTATGCGGAATCGATCCAGAGCAGCGGGCGGATGCTCGCCGCCGAGGCCCTGGAGTCGGTGCAGACCGCTACCACGGTGCGCATGCGCGGCGGCAAGCTGTCGATCACCGACGGTCCGTTCGCCGAAACCAAGGAGCAACTGGCGGGCTTCTACCTGATCGACGCCAAGGACTTGAACGAAGCCATTCAGGTCGCGGGCAACATCCCGGCGGCTCGGGTCGGCTGTGTCGAAGTGCGCCCGGTACGCCAGCTCCAAGGCATGCCCGGCTGA
- a CDS encoding RNA polymerase sigma factor: protein MSVEAVTARVEQVYRQDSRRILATLIRLLGDFDLAEEAMHEAFFIAVERWQRDGVPANPRAWLVSAGRFKAIDSLRRRARFNAAQPLLIAQLEALEQSDWSDDDVEDDRLRLIFTCCHPALAADAQVPLTLREVCDLTTEEIARAFLAAPAAIAQRIVRAKAKIRDAKIPYQVPSRAELPDRLDSVLRVIYLVFNEGYSASMGTELTREDLTREAIRLGRLLMELLPEAEVMGLLALMLLHESRRLARTSSSGELVLLDEQDRSLWDAELIAEGCALVEAALSTRRFGPYCLQAAIAAVHAEAPTAQETDWPQIVGLYEVLLRAMPSPVIELNRAAALAKRDGPLEALRLIDAILGRGELLDYHLAYSARAEFCRQLGRLDEARAAYQRALELTQQLPERRFIEGRLAGLE, encoded by the coding sequence ATGTCGGTCGAAGCGGTCACGGCGCGGGTCGAGCAGGTTTATCGGCAAGACTCGCGACGGATCCTGGCGACGCTGATTCGCCTGCTGGGGGACTTCGACCTCGCGGAAGAGGCCATGCACGAGGCCTTTTTCATTGCGGTCGAGCGCTGGCAACGCGACGGTGTGCCGGCCAACCCGCGGGCGTGGCTGGTGTCTGCCGGCCGCTTCAAGGCCATCGACAGTTTGCGTCGACGGGCGCGATTCAATGCGGCCCAGCCGCTGCTGATCGCCCAATTGGAAGCGCTGGAGCAGAGCGACTGGAGTGATGATGACGTGGAAGACGATCGTCTGCGGCTGATTTTCACCTGTTGCCACCCGGCCCTGGCCGCTGATGCTCAGGTGCCCCTGACGCTACGGGAAGTCTGCGACCTGACCACCGAGGAAATCGCCCGTGCTTTCCTGGCCGCCCCGGCGGCCATCGCCCAGCGCATTGTCCGGGCCAAGGCGAAAATTCGCGATGCGAAGATCCCTTATCAAGTGCCGTCCCGTGCGGAACTTCCCGACCGGCTGGACAGTGTCCTGCGGGTGATTTACCTGGTATTCAACGAAGGTTATTCGGCGTCCATGGGCACCGAGTTGACGCGTGAAGACCTGACCCGCGAAGCGATCCGTCTGGGGCGTTTACTCATGGAGTTGCTGCCTGAAGCCGAGGTCATGGGCTTGCTGGCGTTGATGCTGCTGCACGAGTCCCGGCGACTGGCGCGAACATCGTCAAGCGGTGAATTGGTCCTGTTGGATGAACAGGACCGATCCTTGTGGGACGCCGAGTTGATCGCCGAAGGCTGTGCCCTGGTGGAGGCCGCCCTGAGTACCCGGCGGTTCGGGCCTTATTGCCTGCAAGCGGCGATTGCGGCGGTGCATGCCGAAGCGCCGACGGCGCAGGAGACCGACTGGCCGCAGATCGTCGGGCTTTATGAGGTGTTGCTGCGTGCCATGCCATCGCCGGTGATCGAACTCAATCGCGCTGCTGCCCTGGCCAAACGCGACGGACCGCTGGAGGCATTACGTTTGATCGATGCGATCCTGGGGCGTGGAGAGTTGCTCGACTATCACCTGGCTTATTCGGCGCGGGCGGAATTCTGTCGGCAGTTGGGTCGCCTGGACGAGGCGAGGGCGGCGTATCAACGTGCGCTTGAATTGACGCAGCAATTGCCGGAACGGCGGTTTATCGAGGGGCGGCTGGCGGGGTTGGAGTGA
- a CDS encoding imelysin family protein, with product MIRMPLATASLLAIAISLAGCGEGKDKAAAPQAPTPAASTTAPAAPAAAGKIDEAAAKAVVAHYADIVYAVYSDAESTAKTLQTAVDAFLAKPNAETLKAAKAAWIAARVPYLQSEVFRFGNTIIDDWEGQVNAWPLDEGLIDYVDKSYEHALGNPGATANIIANTEVQVGEDKVDVKDITPEKLASLNELGGSEANVATGYHAIEFLLWGQDLNGTGPGAGNRPASDYLEGAGATGGHNDRRRAYLKSVTQLLVNDLQEMVGNWKPNVADNYRATLEAEPAESGLRKMLFGMGSLSLGELAGERMKVSLEANSPEDEQDCFSDNTHNSHFYDAKGVRNVYLGEYTRADGTKMTGASLSSLVAKADPAADTALKADLADTEAKIQVMVDHANKGEHYDQLIAAGNTAGNQIVRDAIAALVKQTGSIEQAAGKLGISDLNPDSADHEF from the coding sequence ATGATTCGTATGCCTCTGGCTACCGCCAGTCTGCTGGCCATCGCTATTTCCCTCGCCGGTTGCGGCGAAGGCAAAGACAAGGCCGCCGCGCCGCAAGCGCCAACGCCTGCCGCCAGCACCACTGCTCCGGCCGCGCCGGCTGCCGCTGGCAAAATCGACGAAGCCGCTGCCAAGGCCGTTGTCGCGCACTATGCCGACATCGTCTATGCCGTCTACAGCGATGCCGAATCCACTGCGAAAACCCTGCAAACCGCCGTCGACGCGTTCCTGGCCAAGCCGAACGCCGAGACCCTGAAGGCCGCCAAGGCTGCCTGGATCGCCGCACGCGTGCCTTACCTGCAGAGCGAAGTGTTCCGCTTCGGCAACACCATCATCGACGACTGGGAAGGCCAGGTGAACGCCTGGCCCCTGGACGAAGGCTTGATCGACTACGTCGACAAATCCTACGAGCACGCCCTGGGTAACCCGGGCGCCACCGCCAACATCATCGCCAATACCGAAGTCCAGGTTGGCGAAGACAAGGTCGATGTGAAAGACATCACCCCGGAAAAACTCGCCAGCCTCAACGAGCTGGGCGGTTCCGAGGCGAACGTCGCCACCGGCTACCACGCCATCGAATTCCTGCTGTGGGGCCAAGACCTCAACGGCACCGGCCCTGGTGCAGGCAACCGCCCGGCTTCCGACTACCTGGAAGGCGCCGGCGCTACTGGCGGTCATAACGACCGTCGTCGTGCCTACCTCAAGTCCGTGACCCAACTGCTGGTCAATGACCTGCAGGAAATGGTGGGCAATTGGAAGCCGAACGTGGCCGACAACTACCGCGCCACCCTGGAAGCCGAACCGGCCGAAAGCGGCCTGCGCAAAATGCTGTTCGGCATGGGCAGCCTGTCCCTGGGTGAACTGGCGGGCGAGCGCATGAAGGTCTCCCTGGAAGCCAATTCGCCAGAAGACGAGCAGGATTGCTTCAGCGATAACACCCACAACTCGCACTTCTACGATGCCAAGGGCGTGCGCAACGTGTACCTGGGCGAATACACCCGCGCCGACGGGACCAAAATGACCGGCGCCAGCCTGTCGTCCCTGGTGGCCAAGGCCGACCCGGCCGCCGATACCGCGCTCAAGGCCGATCTGGCCGATACCGAAGCCAAGATCCAGGTCATGGTCGATCACGCCAACAAGGGTGAGCACTACGACCAGTTGATCGCCGCCGGCAACACCGCGGGTAACCAGATCGTCCGTGACGCCATCGCCGCACTGGTCAAGCAGACCGGTTCGATCGAACAGGCGGCGGGCAAGCTGGGCATCAGCGATCTGAACCCGGACAGTGCTGATCACGAGTTCTGA
- a CDS encoding putative bifunctional diguanylate cyclase/phosphodiesterase, with translation MKLELKNSLSVKLLRVVLLSALIVGMVLSCAQIVFDAYKTNRAVASDAQRILDMFRDPSTQAVYSLDREMGMQVIEGLFQDDAVRMASIGHPRETMLAEKTRPLQKSDSRWLTDLILGKERTFTTQLVGRGPYSEYYGDLSITLDTATYGQSFIVNSGIIFISGMLRALAMGLVLYLVYHWLLTKPLSRIIEHLTEINPDRPSEHKIPQLKGHERNELGLWINTANQLLESIERNTHLRHEAENSLLRMAQYDFLTGLPNRQQLQQQLDKILVDAGRLQRRVAVLCVGLDDFKGINEQFSYQTGDQLLLALADRLRAHSGRLGALARLGGDQFALVQADIEQPYEAAELAQSILDDLEAQFALDDQKIRLRATIGITLFPEDGDSTEKLLQKAEQTMTLAKARSRNRYQFYIASVDSEMRRRRELEKDLREALAREQFTLVYQPQISYRDLRVVGIEALIRWHHPEHGLVPPDLFIPLAEQNGTIIAIGEWVLDQACKQLREWHDQGFADLRMAVNLSTVQLHHAELPRVVNNLLQMYRLPPRSLELEVTETGLMEDITTAAQHLLSLRRSGALIAIDDFGTGYSSLSYLKSLPLDKIKIDKSFVQDLLDDEDDATIVRAIIQLGKSLGMQVIAEGVETVEQEAYIIAEGCHEGQGYYYSKPLPARELGVYLKQAERSKVSII, from the coding sequence TTGAAGCTGGAACTCAAGAACAGCTTGTCTGTGAAGTTGCTCCGGGTCGTGCTCCTCTCGGCATTGATCGTTGGCATGGTCTTGAGCTGTGCCCAGATCGTGTTCGATGCCTATAAAACCAACCGGGCCGTGGCCAGCGACGCCCAGCGGATTCTCGATATGTTCCGCGACCCTTCGACCCAGGCCGTCTACAGCCTGGACCGGGAAATGGGCATGCAAGTGATCGAGGGGCTATTCCAGGACGACGCCGTACGCATGGCTTCCATCGGCCACCCCCGCGAAACCATGCTGGCCGAAAAAACCCGGCCCTTGCAGAAGTCCGACAGCCGCTGGCTGACCGACCTGATCCTCGGCAAGGAGCGCACCTTCACCACGCAATTGGTGGGACGCGGGCCCTACAGTGAATATTACGGCGACCTGAGCATTACCCTCGACACCGCCACCTATGGCCAGAGCTTCATCGTCAACTCCGGGATCATCTTCATCTCCGGGATGCTGCGGGCCCTGGCCATGGGCCTGGTGTTGTACCTGGTCTATCACTGGCTGCTCACCAAGCCGCTGTCGCGGATCATCGAGCATCTGACCGAAATCAATCCCGATCGCCCCAGCGAACACAAGATCCCACAGCTCAAGGGCCACGAGCGAAACGAACTGGGCCTGTGGATCAATACCGCCAATCAATTGCTCGAATCCATCGAGCGCAACACGCACCTGCGCCACGAAGCGGAAAACAGCCTGCTGCGCATGGCCCAGTACGACTTCCTCACCGGCCTGCCCAACCGCCAGCAGCTTCAACAGCAACTGGACAAGATCCTGGTGGACGCCGGGCGCCTGCAACGCCGGGTGGCGGTGCTGTGTGTAGGGCTGGATGATTTCAAGGGCATCAACGAACAGTTCAGCTATCAGACGGGCGACCAGTTGCTGCTGGCCCTCGCGGATCGGTTGCGGGCCCACAGCGGGCGTCTCGGTGCCCTGGCGCGACTGGGTGGCGACCAGTTCGCCCTGGTCCAGGCCGACATCGAGCAGCCTTACGAAGCCGCTGAGCTGGCCCAGAGCATCCTCGACGACCTGGAAGCGCAGTTCGCCCTCGACGATCAGAAAATCCGCCTGCGGGCCACCATCGGCATCACCCTCTTCCCCGAGGACGGCGACAGTACCGAGAAGCTCTTGCAGAAAGCCGAGCAGACCATGACGCTGGCCAAGGCCCGCTCACGCAATCGCTACCAGTTCTACATTGCCAGCGTCGACAGCGAAATGCGCCGCCGTCGCGAACTGGAGAAAGACCTGCGCGAGGCCCTGGCCCGCGAGCAGTTCACGTTGGTCTACCAGCCACAAATCAGCTACCGCGACCTGCGGGTGGTGGGGATCGAAGCCCTGATCCGCTGGCATCACCCCGAACACGGCCTCGTACCGCCGGACCTGTTCATTCCCCTGGCCGAGCAGAACGGCACCATCATTGCCATCGGCGAATGGGTGCTGGACCAGGCCTGCAAACAGTTGCGCGAATGGCACGACCAAGGCTTCGCCGACCTGCGCATGGCGGTCAACCTGTCGACGGTGCAACTGCACCACGCCGAACTGCCGCGGGTGGTGAACAATCTCTTGCAGATGTACCGCTTGCCGCCGCGCAGCCTGGAGCTGGAAGTCACCGAAACCGGCCTGATGGAAGACATCACCACCGCAGCCCAGCACCTGCTGAGCCTGCGCCGCTCGGGCGCGCTGATTGCCATCGATGACTTCGGGACCGGTTATTCGTCCCTGAGTTACCTCAAGAGCCTGCCGCTGGACAAGATCAAGATCGACAAGAGCTTTGTTCAGGACCTGCTCGATGACGAGGACGACGCGACCATCGTCCGAGCCATCATCCAATTGGGCAAAAGCCTGGGAATGCAAGTAATCGCCGAAGGGGTCGAGACGGTCGAGCAAGAGGCCTACATCATCGCCGAGGGCTGTCACGAAGGTCAGGGCTATTACTACAGCAAACCGCTGCCGGCACGGGAGTTGGGCGTTTACCTGAAGCAGGCGGAGCGCAGCAAGGTCTCCATCATCTGA
- a CDS encoding superoxide dismutase — protein sequence MAFELPPLPYPHDALAPHISKETLEFHHDKHHNTYVVNLNNLVPGTEFEGKTLEEIVKTSSGGIFNNAAQVWNHTFYWNCLAPNAGGQPTGALAEAINAAFGSFDKFKEEFSKTSIGTFGSGWGWLVKKADGSLALASTIGAGNPLTSGDTPLLTCDVWEHAYYIDYRNLRPKYVEAFWNLVNWKFVAEQFEGKTFTA from the coding sequence ATGGCTTTCGAATTGCCGCCACTGCCCTATCCACACGACGCACTGGCGCCGCACATCTCCAAAGAAACTCTGGAGTTTCACCACGACAAGCACCACAACACCTACGTCGTGAACCTGAACAACCTGGTGCCTGGCACCGAGTTCGAAGGCAAGACCCTGGAAGAAATCGTCAAGACTTCCTCGGGCGGTATCTTCAACAACGCCGCTCAGGTCTGGAACCACACCTTCTACTGGAACTGCCTGGCGCCAAACGCCGGCGGTCAACCAACCGGCGCGCTGGCTGAAGCCATCAATGCAGCCTTCGGTTCGTTCGACAAGTTCAAGGAAGAGTTCAGCAAAACCTCCATCGGCACCTTCGGTTCCGGCTGGGGCTGGCTGGTGAAAAAGGCTGATGGTTCCCTGGCCCTGGCCAGCACCATTGGCGCCGGCAACCCGCTGACCAGCGGCGACACCCCGCTGCTGACCTGCGACGTCTGGGAACACGCTTACTACATCGACTACCGTAACCTTCGTCCGAAATACGTCGAAGCGTTCTGGAACCTGGTCAACTGGAAATTCGTGGCCGAGCAGTTCGAAGGCAAGACCTTCACCGCTTAA
- a CDS encoding LysE/ArgO family amino acid transporter: protein MWQSYVNGLLVALGLIMAIGAQNAFVLAQSLRREHHLPVAALCITCDALLVAAGVFGLATLLAQSPILLAIARWGGALFLLWYGSQALRRACSKQSLQQGEKQAVRSLRAVLLSALAVTLLNPHVYLDTVLLIGSLGAQQSVPGAYVVGAASASLLWFFTLALGAAWLAPWLARPSTWRILDVLVALMMFTVAVQLIVSG, encoded by the coding sequence ATGTGGCAAAGTTATGTGAACGGACTGCTGGTGGCCCTCGGGCTGATCATGGCCATCGGCGCGCAGAACGCCTTTGTACTGGCCCAGAGCCTGCGCCGCGAGCATCACTTGCCGGTGGCCGCACTGTGCATCACCTGCGATGCATTGCTGGTCGCCGCTGGCGTGTTCGGGCTGGCAACGCTGCTGGCCCAGAGCCCGATACTGCTGGCGATTGCCCGCTGGGGCGGGGCGCTATTCCTGCTCTGGTACGGCAGCCAGGCGTTGCGTCGGGCCTGCTCGAAACAGAGCCTGCAACAAGGGGAAAAACAGGCGGTGCGCTCGCTACGGGCGGTGCTGCTCAGCGCGCTGGCGGTGACGCTGCTCAATCCCCACGTGTACCTCGACACCGTGCTGCTGATCGGTTCCCTCGGTGCCCAGCAAAGCGTGCCCGGCGCCTATGTCGTGGGCGCGGCCAGTGCCTCGCTGCTGTGGTTCTTCACCCTGGCCCTTGGCGCCGCGTGGCTGGCTCCGTGGCTGGCCCGGCCAAGTACCTGGCGGATACTGGACGTTCTGGTGGCGCTGATGATGTTTACCGTGGCAGTGCAGTTGATCGTCTCCGGCTGA
- a CDS encoding LysR family transcriptional regulator ArgP, which produces MFDYKLLSALAAVVEQAGFERAAQVLGLSQSAISQRIKLLEARVGQPVLVRATPPAPTEIGRRLLNHVQQVRLLERDLQSLVPALDEEGLPERLRIALNADSLATWWAAAVGDFCAEQHLLLDLVVEDQNVGLKRMRAGEVAACVCASERPVAGARSVLLGAMRYRALASPAFIARHFPDGVRADQLARTPALVFGPDDFLQHRYLASLGVEGGFEHHLCPSSEGFIRLAEVGLGWGLAPELQVRGQLARGELVELLADKPIDVPLYWHYWRNGGQLLGLLTEQLIHSSRQWLVPWEPQ; this is translated from the coding sequence ATGTTCGATTACAAATTGCTTTCCGCCCTGGCTGCCGTGGTCGAGCAAGCGGGTTTCGAGCGGGCCGCCCAGGTGCTGGGGCTGTCGCAATCAGCCATTTCCCAGCGGATCAAACTGCTGGAGGCGCGGGTCGGTCAGCCGGTGTTGGTGCGCGCCACCCCGCCTGCGCCGACCGAGATCGGCCGCCGCTTGCTCAACCATGTGCAACAGGTGCGTCTGTTGGAGCGTGACCTGCAAAGCCTGGTGCCGGCGCTGGATGAAGAGGGCCTGCCCGAACGCCTGCGCATCGCCTTGAATGCCGACAGCCTGGCGACCTGGTGGGCGGCGGCCGTGGGCGATTTCTGCGCCGAGCAGCATCTATTGCTCGATTTGGTGGTGGAAGACCAGAACGTCGGCCTCAAGCGTATGCGCGCCGGCGAAGTGGCAGCGTGTGTCTGCGCCAGTGAACGCCCTGTGGCTGGCGCCCGCAGCGTATTGCTGGGGGCCATGCGCTATCGGGCCCTGGCCAGCCCGGCGTTCATAGCCAGGCATTTCCCCGATGGGGTGCGTGCCGATCAGTTGGCCCGCACGCCGGCACTGGTATTTGGCCCGGATGATTTCCTGCAGCACCGCTACCTTGCGTCCCTGGGGGTGGAGGGCGGTTTCGAACACCATCTGTGCCCGTCGTCCGAAGGATTCATCCGTCTTGCCGAGGTCGGGCTCGGCTGGGGGCTGGCGCCGGAGCTGCAAGTGCGTGGGCAACTGGCGCGAGGCGAGCTGGTGGAGCTGTTGGCAGATAAACCGATTGATGTGCCGCTGTACTGGCATTATTGGCGTAATGGCGGGCAGTTGCTCGGTTTATTGACCGAACAGTTGATCCACTCCTCCAGGCAATGGCTGGTGCCTTGGGAGCCGCAATAG